Proteins from one Mycobacterium adipatum genomic window:
- the drmA gene encoding DISARM system helicase DrmA → MTSATEKAKEPASSYDLTFEPDGSSFTVRENLVDILERELLGPIHGPDEVLPFSPRSQYLVGYIAPVRLTGATAGNGDAAEGTERGELAEARADENAAAEGRGIPAFAADDSEADAADDDAEDRAPKQGLMIPSSMGLRFQVPPDLEAFTVTASWGTYESVQTDKVTKAGRPIRHFQRIPVEESRAVRLADLAAGQTTTFPLRDTICLRVDRYDDETFGRVLIEIALCNDRETPMPIPIGMWMFQTKLYIDSGGAEVFLPVCDVLEQDLPEHDPEVQRLNLQYRNRLEYVIGRTCSVGWTVKKGSRRATAVWTTWLPVAETPQTQARDVENALLSMDSLATSTAEQVRAGLQPLIAGYGDWLGTQEEATTQLPPHLRDTAELALVEARRAHKRLQAGLEHLAADAEALRCFQFMNAVMRDQRIASQVAALRASDPALSISDAQKKVSEAGAKAASWRPFQLAFILMQLGALTDPAASLRSAAHLAQVELLFFPTGGGKTEAYLGLAAFTFAIRRRQGLVDSTDGPLDGRDGVAVLMRYTLRLLTAQQFQRATALVCAAELARQADETTWGSGPFRIGLWVGTDVSPKRFEEADEQLTKANEYGSHRLTVLQVQRCPWCGTPITAAQVKADATARRVFVYCGDDLARCPFAKGGQVSEGLPILTVDEEIYRLTPAFVIATVDKFARLAREGEAAALFGYVGRRCARHGYVHADYAACNISNAHPAVAGYPAATVHPVNRLRPPDLIIQDELHLITGALGTAVGLFEVAVETLASWEQPDGKPVRPLIVASTATVRNAQEQVRGLYGRRLEIFPPQVLDVADTYFSREIPITKTTPGRRYIGVSAQGVRLASAEIRVSEVLLSAGQLLLDRSGIAADPYLTLVGYFNATRELAGMTRYMGDDVQNRIKRPRKDSGFPPRHGAAFGLLNTGELTARIASSEIGRTLDRLGLDFDPDYDTTEAFQARMAAQRDGKKVPTRKEAPFDVVLATSMLQVGVDVQRLGLMLVVGQPKNTAEYIQASSRVGRDSSRPGLVVTLGNWARPRDLAHYEQFRHYHETFYSQVEALSVTPYSPTSLDRGLDGLLVSVARVIQAPLDDGLSQERGAWRIKEHRDVVERVAERLKARISAAAQDDARVKYASDRLVNRIDRWVDRANRASDMHRTLVYERTGEGDKYLPLLMSPENAKAGVGSSNQAPFVVANSMREVQPEINILVSPIPERLFAHVPDGAPRWTLPVGDED, encoded by the coding sequence ATGACCAGCGCCACTGAAAAAGCGAAGGAACCGGCCTCGTCCTACGACTTGACTTTCGAGCCGGACGGTTCGTCGTTCACGGTACGAGAGAACTTGGTCGATATTCTGGAACGTGAGCTACTCGGACCCATCCATGGCCCCGACGAGGTGTTGCCCTTCAGTCCACGCTCCCAGTACTTGGTCGGATACATCGCGCCGGTGCGGCTCACCGGCGCCACAGCCGGTAACGGTGACGCTGCCGAAGGCACCGAGCGTGGCGAGCTGGCCGAAGCTCGTGCTGACGAGAATGCCGCGGCTGAGGGACGGGGCATACCCGCGTTTGCCGCTGACGACAGTGAGGCCGATGCTGCCGACGACGATGCTGAGGACCGAGCACCCAAGCAGGGGTTGATGATTCCCTCGTCGATGGGTCTGAGGTTTCAAGTACCGCCGGATTTGGAGGCGTTCACGGTCACGGCCTCGTGGGGAACGTATGAGTCGGTGCAGACCGACAAGGTCACCAAGGCGGGCCGTCCGATCCGCCATTTTCAACGTATACCGGTCGAAGAATCCCGCGCCGTCCGCCTTGCCGATCTCGCCGCCGGGCAGACGACGACGTTCCCGTTGCGCGACACCATCTGCCTCCGGGTTGACCGCTACGATGACGAGACGTTTGGAAGGGTGCTCATCGAGATCGCGTTGTGTAACGACCGCGAGACACCGATGCCGATCCCGATCGGCATGTGGATGTTCCAAACCAAGCTCTACATCGATTCCGGGGGAGCGGAGGTATTTCTCCCGGTGTGCGATGTGCTCGAGCAAGACCTGCCGGAACACGACCCCGAGGTGCAACGCCTTAACCTGCAGTACCGCAACCGGCTTGAGTACGTGATCGGTCGGACCTGCTCGGTGGGCTGGACAGTCAAGAAGGGCTCGCGACGCGCAACCGCAGTGTGGACCACGTGGTTGCCGGTCGCTGAAACTCCGCAGACGCAGGCGCGTGACGTCGAGAACGCACTGCTGTCCATGGATTCTCTGGCGACCTCGACCGCAGAACAGGTCCGCGCCGGCCTGCAGCCTCTGATCGCCGGCTACGGGGACTGGCTCGGGACCCAAGAAGAAGCGACGACGCAGTTACCGCCGCATCTGCGCGATACTGCCGAGCTGGCACTGGTAGAAGCCCGCCGCGCGCACAAGCGGCTGCAAGCGGGGCTCGAGCATCTTGCGGCCGATGCTGAAGCGCTGCGCTGCTTTCAGTTCATGAACGCCGTCATGCGCGATCAGCGCATCGCCTCCCAGGTGGCTGCCTTGCGGGCATCGGATCCGGCCTTGTCGATCTCCGATGCGCAAAAGAAGGTGTCCGAGGCGGGTGCGAAGGCGGCATCGTGGCGGCCCTTCCAGTTGGCGTTCATTCTGATGCAACTTGGAGCCCTCACCGACCCCGCAGCGTCGCTGCGCAGCGCCGCGCACTTGGCGCAAGTCGAGTTGCTGTTCTTCCCGACCGGTGGCGGCAAGACCGAGGCCTACCTCGGACTGGCCGCGTTCACCTTCGCGATCCGGCGTCGCCAGGGTCTCGTCGATTCCACCGACGGCCCGCTGGATGGCCGCGACGGCGTAGCGGTGCTGATGCGCTACACCCTGCGGCTGCTCACCGCCCAGCAGTTCCAGCGGGCCACCGCACTGGTGTGCGCGGCCGAGCTCGCGCGTCAAGCTGACGAAACCACCTGGGGCAGTGGTCCGTTCCGCATCGGGCTGTGGGTGGGGACCGACGTGAGCCCGAAACGCTTCGAGGAAGCCGACGAACAGCTGACGAAGGCCAACGAATACGGGTCGCATCGGCTGACCGTGCTCCAGGTCCAGCGCTGCCCCTGGTGTGGCACCCCGATCACCGCGGCACAGGTCAAGGCCGACGCTACGGCCCGGCGGGTGTTCGTCTACTGCGGCGATGACCTTGCGCGTTGTCCGTTCGCCAAAGGCGGGCAGGTCAGTGAGGGTCTGCCGATTCTGACCGTGGACGAGGAGATTTACCGGCTGACACCGGCATTCGTTATCGCCACCGTCGACAAGTTCGCCCGCCTGGCCCGCGAAGGCGAAGCCGCAGCATTGTTCGGCTACGTCGGGCGGCGCTGCGCCCGCCACGGCTACGTCCATGCCGACTATGCGGCGTGCAACATCTCCAATGCGCATCCGGCCGTGGCCGGATATCCCGCGGCAACAGTTCATCCCGTGAACCGGCTGCGGCCACCGGATCTGATCATCCAGGACGAGCTGCACCTGATCACAGGGGCGTTGGGCACCGCCGTTGGCCTGTTCGAGGTGGCGGTGGAGACCCTGGCGTCCTGGGAACAACCCGACGGAAAGCCAGTGCGGCCGCTGATTGTCGCGTCCACCGCCACCGTTCGTAATGCGCAGGAACAGGTGCGGGGTCTGTACGGGCGGCGCCTGGAGATCTTTCCGCCGCAGGTGCTCGACGTCGCTGACACCTACTTCTCCCGCGAAATCCCGATCACCAAGACAACACCCGGCCGCCGCTACATCGGAGTGAGCGCGCAAGGCGTGCGCCTCGCCAGCGCCGAGATTCGCGTCTCGGAGGTGTTGCTCTCGGCCGGGCAGCTGCTGTTGGACCGCAGCGGCATCGCCGCCGATCCCTATCTGACGCTGGTCGGGTACTTCAACGCCACCCGCGAGCTGGCGGGCATGACCCGCTACATGGGTGATGACGTACAGAACCGAATCAAGCGCCCCCGCAAAGACTCCGGATTCCCGCCCCGCCACGGCGCCGCGTTCGGTCTGCTGAACACCGGTGAACTCACCGCACGGATCGCGTCGTCGGAGATCGGCCGCACCCTCGACCGGTTGGGGTTGGACTTCGACCCCGACTATGACACCACCGAAGCCTTCCAGGCTCGGATGGCAGCACAGCGCGACGGCAAGAAGGTGCCCACTCGCAAGGAGGCCCCGTTCGACGTGGTACTGGCCACCTCGATGCTGCAGGTCGGTGTCGACGTGCAACGACTCGGGCTGATGCTGGTCGTTGGTCAGCCCAAGAACACCGCCGAGTACATTCAAGCGTCCTCCCGCGTCGGCCGCGACTCCTCCCGGCCCGGGTTGGTTGTGACGCTGGGCAATTGGGCACGGCCCCGAGACCTGGCACATTACGAACAGTTCCGGCACTACCACGAGACGTTCTACTCTCAGGTGGAAGCGTTGTCGGTGACGCCGTACTCGCCGACATCGCTGGATCGAGGATTGGACGGGCTGTTGGTCAGCGTGGCCCGCGTCATACAGGCACCCCTCGACGACGGGCTCTCCCAGGAACGCGGTGCCTGGCGGATCAAGGAGCACCGGGACGTGGTCGAACGGGTGGCCGAACGACTCAAAGCTCGGATCTCGGCTGCGGCGCAGGATGATGCAAGGGTGAAGTATGCCAGCGACCGGTTGGTCAACCGCATCGATCGGTGGGTCGACCGCGCCAACCGCGCCAGCGACATGCACAGGACACTGGTGTACGAGCGCACCGGGGAAGGGGACAAGTACCTGCCGTTGCTGATGAGCCCCGAGAACGCCAAAGCCGGTGTCGGGTCGTCGAATCAGGCTCCGTTCGTCGTCGCGAACTCGATGCGGGAAGTGCAGCCGGAGATCAACATCCTCGTCAGCCCGATCCCGGAGCGGCTGTTCGCACACGTTCCCGACGGAGCACCACGGTGGACCCTGCCAGTGGGGGATGAGGACTGA
- a CDS encoding DNA methyltransferase produces the protein MPALDDTRKEALLYARKDFEAAWETADRATGDDGTTDDAYRVARDKWVETVLRDVVGWAESLSWGPVAGITAQSPNRAVTVGAEAALLTPDGAIGALVSVIDPVDSLRQVPSDLWAATPVDRMEALLRENDIPIGIVTDGRWWALVCARAGAMTASGVVDALTWVEEPRTRDAFLMLISRQHIIGGKEDERLPVLFEESVAAAEEITEALGAQVRRAVELLIQSFSESARDAQQRGEPDPLPADTHQSYEAAVTIMMRIVFLLFAEERGLLPSGELFEQGYGISRELDRLQAREAEESEEALDATSLTWHRLLATSQALYGGASFENMRVPAYGGSLFDPDRFPFLTALTAHGTLAITVSDRVMLHALRSVQQAVLKGNEVRRISFRDIDVEQIGYIYEGLLGYTAATVAETYLGLQGARGEEPEISLSELERLAAANAAPKKLADALRAYIERDQPSAKPQSAAAIAKGIGAQIEPSVISGLAQAVGDDTALRERVLPWLGIMRQDLRSRPFVVLDGGLMVKETPSRKNAGAHYTPKSLAREVVLHALQPLCYAPGPYQTADESEWKLKSSDDLLSLKVADIACGSGAFLVSAASYLAERVVEAWTAEDTANANRSDLHRRAIREVVANCLYGADINDMAVEMCKLSLWLVSLDRDLPFSFVDDKIFHGNSLLGVTSLDQLRKLHIDPSRVSTKDMFDIFDVDINSIVKKAADLRRKLATEIDENDPARNSTAKRRQFAQLREVTAELRSVADGIVAAGLPLGAKPGKALDDAYENLRIAVKAAHPESGRPEPAILDAIIDSGLKPTVPTDYRRWQPNHWVIEAPDVVVEHGGFDSIIGNPPFLGGKKITPAMGSDVREWLVNVTASGVTGNADQVAYFFLRAHSLLSENGTIGLIATNSIAQGDTREVGLDQMVASGFTITRSVQSRKWPVSTAALEYAAVWGTTGSVAQDVPRMSDNTYVRHITSLLESAGRVEGNPIALKQNGRIAFQGCVVLGKGFILDPEEAETWITKDPRYQEVVFPYLNGEDLNSSPDCSASRWIIDFGERGEDTASSYSVPWKRVQERVRPEREQKDGTKYPRMVYEWWKFWNSRPGLRKAISELDEVLAIARVSNTVMPVRVSPKQTFSEQTIVFATGSYAVEAVLSSSFHYLWAVKYASTIGAGAGVRYTPTDVFETFPSPEPTDWIHRVGRTLDAERREFMLRRSVSLTDTYNLINDPRVNGVTDSEIGRLRDIHVELDDAVADSYGWSDISLGHGFHTYRKMQRWTVSPAARVEILDRLLEENHRRAAEEAKQTRPTRSKGRRGKSASDDQGTLL, from the coding sequence ATGCCAGCCTTGGATGACACCCGCAAAGAGGCACTGCTCTACGCCCGCAAGGACTTCGAAGCCGCATGGGAGACGGCAGACCGAGCCACCGGCGACGACGGCACGACCGACGACGCGTACCGCGTCGCCCGCGACAAATGGGTCGAGACCGTATTACGCGATGTCGTCGGCTGGGCCGAATCCTTATCCTGGGGACCCGTCGCCGGCATCACGGCTCAGTCACCCAACCGTGCGGTCACCGTCGGCGCCGAGGCAGCCCTGCTGACCCCCGATGGAGCCATCGGTGCGCTGGTGTCGGTGATCGACCCTGTCGACTCATTGCGTCAGGTTCCCAGCGACTTGTGGGCGGCCACTCCGGTGGACCGAATGGAAGCGCTGCTGCGCGAGAACGACATTCCGATCGGCATTGTCACCGACGGACGCTGGTGGGCGCTGGTGTGCGCACGTGCCGGCGCCATGACCGCCTCTGGAGTCGTCGACGCACTGACCTGGGTGGAGGAACCTCGCACCCGCGACGCGTTCCTGATGCTGATCTCGCGCCAGCACATCATCGGCGGCAAGGAAGACGAGCGGCTGCCGGTGCTGTTCGAGGAATCCGTGGCCGCTGCCGAGGAGATCACCGAAGCCCTTGGCGCGCAGGTGCGTCGCGCGGTGGAACTGCTCATCCAGTCGTTCTCCGAATCGGCCCGCGACGCTCAACAACGCGGCGAACCCGATCCGCTACCTGCAGACACCCACCAAAGCTATGAAGCCGCGGTGACGATCATGATGCGGATCGTGTTCCTGCTGTTCGCCGAGGAACGCGGCTTGCTGCCGTCGGGGGAGTTGTTCGAGCAGGGGTACGGCATCTCCCGCGAACTGGACCGGCTGCAAGCACGCGAAGCCGAGGAAAGTGAAGAGGCTCTCGATGCCACCTCGCTCACGTGGCACCGGCTGCTCGCCACGAGTCAGGCGCTCTACGGAGGAGCGTCGTTCGAGAACATGCGGGTTCCTGCCTACGGCGGTTCCCTCTTCGACCCCGACCGATTCCCGTTCCTGACCGCGCTTACCGCACACGGCACCTTGGCCATCACTGTGTCCGACCGAGTGATGCTGCACGCACTGCGCTCGGTCCAGCAGGCAGTCCTCAAAGGTAACGAAGTACGCCGAATCTCGTTCCGCGACATCGATGTCGAACAGATCGGCTACATCTACGAGGGTCTGCTGGGTTACACCGCTGCCACCGTCGCTGAGACCTACCTCGGATTGCAGGGTGCCCGCGGCGAAGAGCCAGAGATCTCGTTGTCGGAACTGGAACGGCTTGCAGCGGCTAACGCTGCGCCGAAGAAGCTGGCTGACGCACTCCGGGCATACATCGAACGCGATCAACCCTCAGCCAAACCCCAGTCGGCTGCCGCAATCGCCAAAGGCATTGGCGCCCAGATCGAGCCGAGTGTGATCAGCGGCCTCGCGCAAGCGGTCGGCGACGACACAGCGCTGCGTGAACGCGTGCTGCCCTGGCTGGGAATCATGCGTCAGGATCTGCGGAGTCGCCCGTTCGTGGTGCTCGACGGCGGGCTGATGGTGAAGGAAACCCCGTCCCGTAAGAACGCCGGAGCGCACTACACCCCCAAGTCGCTGGCCAGAGAAGTCGTCCTGCACGCGCTGCAACCGCTGTGCTATGCGCCTGGTCCATATCAGACCGCTGACGAATCGGAGTGGAAACTCAAGTCCTCAGATGACTTGCTGAGCTTGAAGGTCGCCGATATCGCCTGTGGCTCAGGTGCATTCCTGGTCTCGGCGGCGAGCTACCTCGCTGAGCGGGTAGTCGAAGCGTGGACCGCTGAAGATACCGCCAACGCCAACCGCAGTGATCTACACCGCCGTGCCATCCGCGAGGTCGTCGCGAACTGCCTCTACGGCGCCGACATCAACGACATGGCCGTCGAGATGTGCAAACTGTCGCTCTGGCTGGTGTCCTTGGACCGCGATCTGCCCTTCTCCTTTGTCGACGACAAGATCTTCCACGGCAACTCGCTGCTTGGTGTCACCAGCCTTGACCAACTGCGCAAGCTGCACATTGATCCGTCTCGGGTGTCGACGAAAGACATGTTTGACATCTTCGATGTCGACATCAACTCGATCGTTAAGAAGGCTGCTGATCTACGACGCAAACTCGCAACCGAGATAGACGAGAACGACCCCGCCCGCAACAGTACAGCGAAACGCAGGCAATTTGCTCAATTGCGGGAAGTCACAGCAGAACTGCGCTCGGTAGCCGATGGCATCGTGGCGGCTGGCCTGCCGCTCGGCGCGAAGCCAGGCAAGGCTCTCGATGACGCTTATGAGAATTTGCGGATTGCAGTCAAGGCTGCACATCCCGAGTCGGGTCGTCCCGAACCGGCAATACTGGACGCAATTATCGATTCAGGACTTAAGCCAACTGTTCCCACGGACTACCGGAGGTGGCAACCCAATCACTGGGTGATCGAAGCACCTGATGTCGTCGTAGAGCATGGTGGTTTCGATTCGATCATCGGAAACCCACCGTTTCTCGGCGGGAAGAAGATCACGCCCGCGATGGGGTCTGACGTCCGTGAATGGCTAGTAAATGTGACCGCAAGTGGGGTGACCGGAAATGCCGATCAGGTGGCCTACTTCTTTCTCCGAGCGCATTCGTTGCTCTCGGAGAACGGCACCATTGGGCTTATCGCCACCAACAGCATCGCGCAGGGTGATACGCGAGAGGTGGGGTTGGACCAAATGGTCGCATCCGGCTTCACTATCACCAGGTCCGTTCAAAGCCGAAAGTGGCCAGTTTCTACTGCAGCCCTCGAGTACGCTGCAGTGTGGGGCACTACTGGATCAGTAGCTCAGGATGTTCCGCGAATGAGCGACAACACCTACGTACGTCACATTACGTCGCTACTCGAATCGGCAGGACGTGTCGAGGGTAATCCCATTGCGCTGAAACAGAATGGCAGAATTGCCTTCCAGGGCTGCGTGGTTCTCGGCAAGGGGTTTATCCTCGATCCTGAAGAAGCCGAGACTTGGATCACGAAGGATCCCCGCTACCAAGAGGTCGTCTTTCCGTATTTGAACGGGGAAGACCTTAACTCAAGTCCAGACTGTTCTGCTTCCCGCTGGATCATCGATTTTGGAGAACGCGGTGAGGACACCGCATCGTCATACTCGGTCCCATGGAAGCGCGTGCAGGAACGGGTGAGGCCCGAGCGGGAACAGAAGGATGGCACGAAATACCCGCGAATGGTCTACGAGTGGTGGAAGTTCTGGAATAGCCGCCCTGGACTGCGGAAGGCCATCTCCGAACTTGATGAGGTACTTGCAATCGCTCGAGTCAGCAATACCGTTATGCCGGTTCGTGTTTCACCTAAGCAGACCTTCAGTGAACAAACGATCGTGTTCGCGACGGGCTCGTATGCGGTCGAGGCGGTACTCTCATCGTCGTTTCATTATCTTTGGGCTGTGAAGTACGCGTCTACGATCGGGGCAGGGGCAGGGGTAAGGTACACGCCGACCGACGTGTTCGAAACATTCCCGAGCCCGGAACCTACGGACTGGATCCACCGGGTCGGCCGGACTCTTGATGCTGAGCGCCGGGAATTTATGCTGCGCCGCAGCGTTAGTTTGACGGACACCTACAATCTGATCAATGACCCGCGTGTCAACGGCGTCACAGATTCGGAAATTGGACGTTTGCGGGACATCCACGTCGAGCTTGACGACGCCGTAGCAGATTCCTACGGCTGGTCGGACATCTCGCTGGGACATGGTTTTCACACCTATCGAAAAATGCAGCGTTGGACGGTGAGTCCCGCAGCGCGCGTGGAGATCCTGGATCGGCTGTTGGAGGAGAACCACCGGCGGGCCGCCGAGGAAGCAAAGCAGACTCGGCCAACGAGAAGCAAAGGCCGTCGCGGTAAGAGCGCATCAGACGATCAAGGGACACTGCTGTAA
- the drmD gene encoding DISARM system SNF2-like helicase DrmD produces MAGGRGYSVDTQRTVAVRQLADTCEHRLFLSATPHNGYPESFTALMEMIDPRRFSRGALLDATALKDVTVRRLKRDLTGKGFKDREVKILDFTPENSEQETFSLLDDIVTRSAKQNGTKPGGDIVTMLLKKRFLSSPFAFGMTISHYRDARAGRGLRDDEYDDIFGEGQADEEEGLWEHDEAERLRESKASDPLSAAEPGQLEKLADWGLSYESRPDSRLERLLTFLDAVCRPDGTHWSNERVVVFTEYAHTLGWLQRVVTQRGYADRLAVIEGATPTEDREYIRSQFTADPTEEPVRVLLATDAAGEGIDLQNHCHRLVNFDIPFNPSRLEQRIGRIDRYGQSETPEVFHFVPDDQSSTYAADANFMARIARKIAQVEVDLGSANQVIGDEIQEHFARRKPAKRKAKGLDGNQVIQEALAGGIELNTRLTELERGYDASRADLHLEPQNLRRVVDTALRINHQLPLAPVGDADTDAEVFEMPPVSPAWQDTLKGLATRLKPDVLRPITFDPIAAEGRSDLVYVHLGHPIVQKAQRLLRRSLWSVDSTLNRVTAVVIDDTAESFVAAVTRMVLVGRGGVRLHEEVFLVGVRLRGRRAMAEEKAEHALDHALDGERLTLASRRVRDELCEIWNAADAPLRARLEESMHARADRRHARVLEQLDKRRAADIQRARDIFAAFRTNLRESLDLLRSKEAEAQAMLWADEQQKQWRRDIDSMERRLDELDDEEARETAAIADRYADVKPHTTAAAVVFALTPEDAKGGLR; encoded by the coding sequence ATCGCCGGCGGACGCGGCTACTCGGTGGACACCCAACGAACCGTCGCCGTACGCCAACTCGCCGACACCTGCGAGCACCGCCTGTTCCTGAGCGCCACACCGCACAACGGCTACCCGGAATCGTTCACCGCGCTCATGGAGATGATCGACCCGCGCCGGTTCTCCCGCGGCGCGCTCCTGGACGCCACCGCGCTCAAGGACGTGACGGTGCGCCGCCTTAAGCGCGATCTCACTGGGAAAGGGTTCAAAGACCGCGAGGTCAAGATCCTCGACTTCACGCCCGAGAATAGCGAACAGGAGACGTTCTCCCTTCTCGATGACATCGTCACCCGCAGCGCTAAGCAGAACGGCACCAAACCGGGCGGCGACATCGTCACCATGCTGCTCAAGAAGCGATTCCTGTCCAGTCCGTTCGCCTTCGGGATGACGATCAGCCACTACCGCGACGCCCGCGCCGGGCGCGGACTCCGCGACGACGAATACGACGACATCTTCGGCGAGGGCCAGGCCGACGAGGAGGAAGGTCTGTGGGAGCACGACGAGGCCGAGCGGCTGCGCGAGTCCAAGGCCTCCGACCCACTGAGCGCCGCCGAGCCCGGTCAGCTGGAGAAGCTCGCCGACTGGGGCTTGAGTTACGAAAGCCGTCCCGACTCACGCCTGGAGAGGCTGCTCACCTTCCTGGACGCGGTCTGCCGGCCCGACGGCACCCACTGGTCCAATGAGCGGGTCGTGGTGTTCACCGAGTACGCCCACACGCTTGGCTGGCTGCAGCGAGTAGTCACTCAGCGCGGCTACGCCGACCGGCTGGCCGTCATCGAGGGTGCGACCCCCACCGAGGACCGCGAGTACATCCGGTCGCAGTTCACCGCTGACCCGACCGAGGAACCGGTGCGGGTGTTGCTGGCCACCGATGCTGCCGGCGAAGGCATCGATCTGCAGAACCACTGCCACCGGTTGGTGAACTTCGACATCCCGTTCAATCCGTCGCGACTCGAACAGCGCATCGGCCGCATTGACCGCTACGGGCAGAGCGAGACACCCGAGGTGTTTCACTTCGTGCCCGACGACCAGTCCTCCACCTACGCCGCTGACGCGAACTTCATGGCCCGCATCGCCCGCAAGATCGCCCAGGTCGAGGTGGACCTGGGATCGGCCAACCAGGTGATCGGTGACGAGATTCAGGAACACTTCGCCCGCCGCAAACCCGCCAAACGCAAAGCCAAGGGGCTCGACGGCAACCAGGTGATCCAGGAAGCCTTGGCCGGCGGCATCGAACTCAACACCCGGCTCACGGAGCTGGAACGCGGCTACGACGCCTCGCGGGCCGATCTTCATCTGGAACCGCAGAACCTGCGTCGCGTGGTCGACACCGCGCTTCGGATCAACCATCAGCTTCCACTGGCGCCGGTCGGCGACGCCGACACCGACGCCGAAGTGTTCGAAATGCCTCCGGTGAGCCCGGCCTGGCAGGACACCCTCAAGGGTTTGGCTACCCGGCTGAAACCTGATGTGCTGCGCCCGATCACGTTCGACCCGATCGCTGCCGAAGGACGCAGTGATCTGGTGTATGTCCACCTGGGACATCCGATCGTGCAGAAAGCGCAACGCCTGCTGCGCCGCTCGCTGTGGAGTGTGGATTCCACCCTGAACCGAGTCACCGCGGTGGTGATCGACGACACGGCGGAGTCGTTCGTGGCGGCGGTGACCCGCATGGTGCTCGTCGGTCGCGGGGGAGTGCGGCTGCACGAGGAGGTGTTCCTGGTCGGCGTTCGCCTGCGGGGCCGTCGCGCGATGGCCGAGGAGAAGGCCGAACACGCCCTTGATCATGCCCTGGACGGGGAGCGCCTGACGCTGGCCAGCCGCCGGGTCCGCGACGAGCTGTGCGAGATCTGGAATGCGGCGGACGCGCCGCTGCGCGCTCGGTTGGAGGAGTCTATGCACGCTCGAGCCGACCGCCGACACGCTCGGGTGCTGGAGCAGCTGGACAAACGCCGGGCCGCTGACATCCAGCGGGCGCGTGACATCTTCGCCGCATTCCGAACCAACCTGCGGGAATCACTGGATCTCTTGCGCAGCAAGGAAGCCGAAGCCCAAGCCATGCTCTGGGCCGACGAGCAGCAGAAGCAGTGGCGCCGCGACATCGACTCGATGGAGCGCCGTCTCGACGAACTTGACGACGAAGAGGCCCGCGAGACCGCGGCCATCGCCGACCGCTACGCCGACGTCAAACCCCACACCACCGCCGCCGCCGTGGTGTTCGCCCTCACTCCTGAGGACGCGAAAGGAGGGCTGCGCTGA